From Xiphophorus hellerii strain 12219 chromosome 6, Xiphophorus_hellerii-4.1, whole genome shotgun sequence, the proteins below share one genomic window:
- the LOC116721992 gene encoding uncharacterized protein LOC116721992 isoform X9 translates to MALIVSFLFHLLLFYTLQIQGSSAVTDVFVKTGDDLILNLTEAEIPSNSRIWLWQFKDDILVEFLLGSQPNVVNNRSGKVEVIEKSYSVKLKDLHKSHSGIYIAKLVSPKEQILTQYNVTVQDPVSPVDLNFTCSSSSSSYNLTATCRTDNISITLRCDYLFCNKEEAERNLVTKSGSSLHIYKLKESVVCNHSNQVSKVESKENIENRCPPPRKPRKSYWYIILILLVLLTCLIYIGYRKCKKGDKDNFDNPIYFHFVVNDQTETLNETAANSTDSTVGPSTTTGATNTRSSDQRDDVYAQIYI, encoded by the exons gttCCTCTGCAGTGActgatgtatttgtgaaaactGGAGATGATTTAATTCTTAATCTCACAGAAGCTGAAATTCCATCAAATTCTCGCATTTGGTTATGGCAATTTAAAGATGATATACTGGTAGAGTTTTTGCTTGGTTCCCAACCAAATGTTGTTAACAATCGCTCTGGAAAAGTTGAAGTTATAGAAAAAAGTTACAGTGTGAAATTAAAGGATCTACATAAGTCACACAGTGGTATTTATATTGCAAAGCTAGTATCACCTAAAGAGCAAATACTGACTCAATACAACGTTACAGTTCAAG ATCCAGTGTCTCCAGTTGATCTCAACTTTACCTGCTcatccagctcctcctcctatAACCTGACAGCGACCTGCAGGACAGACAACATCAGCATCACTCTGAGATGTGATTATTTATTCTGCAACAaggaagaagcagagagaaattTGGTCACCAAATCTGGTTCTTCTCTTCATATCTACAAGTTGAAAGAGTCTGTTGTCtgtaaccatagcaaccaggTCAGCAAGGTTGAatccaaagaaaacattgagAATCGCTGCCCTCCACCTAGAA AACCCAGAAAATCTTACTGGTATATTATATTGATCCTGTTGGTTCTTCTAACCTGTTTAATTTATATTGGATATCGTAAATGCAAGAAAG GTGACAAAGACAACTTTGACAACccaatatattttcattttgtg gtaAACGATCAAACTGAAACATTGAATGAAACGGCTGCGAACTCCACCGACAGCACAGTGGGGCCTTCTACGACTACGGGAGCCACCAATACTAGAAGCAGTGACCAAAGAGACGATGTGTATgcacagatatatatataa
- the LOC116721992 gene encoding uncharacterized protein LOC116721992 isoform X8, translated as MALTVTFLTFLLLVCELQMQGSSAVTDVFVKTGDDLILNLTEAEIPSNSRIWLWQFKDDILVEFLLGSQPNVVNNRSGKVEVIEKSYSVKLKDLHKSHSGIYIAKLVSPKEQILTQYNVTVQDPVSPVDLNFTCSSSSSSYNLTATCRTDNISITLRCDYLFCNKEEAERNLVTKSGSSLHIYKLKESVVCNHSNQVSKVESKENIENRCPPPRKPRKSYWYIILILLVLLTCLIYIGYRKCKKAGDKDNFDNPIYFHFVVNDQTETLNETAANSTDSTVGPSTTTGATNTRSSDQRDDVYAQIYI; from the exons ATGGCGCTGACtgtcacatttttaacttttctgttGTTAGTCTGTGAACTTCAAATGCAAG gttCCTCTGCAGTGActgatgtatttgtgaaaactGGAGATGATTTAATTCTTAATCTCACAGAAGCTGAAATTCCATCAAATTCTCGCATTTGGTTATGGCAATTTAAAGATGATATACTGGTAGAGTTTTTGCTTGGTTCCCAACCAAATGTTGTTAACAATCGCTCTGGAAAAGTTGAAGTTATAGAAAAAAGTTACAGTGTGAAATTAAAGGATCTACATAAGTCACACAGTGGTATTTATATTGCAAAGCTAGTATCACCTAAAGAGCAAATACTGACTCAATACAACGTTACAGTTCAAG ATCCAGTGTCTCCAGTTGATCTCAACTTTACCTGCTcatccagctcctcctcctatAACCTGACAGCGACCTGCAGGACAGACAACATCAGCATCACTCTGAGATGTGATTATTTATTCTGCAACAaggaagaagcagagagaaattTGGTCACCAAATCTGGTTCTTCTCTTCATATCTACAAGTTGAAAGAGTCTGTTGTCtgtaaccatagcaaccaggTCAGCAAGGTTGAatccaaagaaaacattgagAATCGCTGCCCTCCACCTAGAA AACCCAGAAAATCTTACTGGTATATTATATTGATCCTGTTGGTTCTTCTAACCTGTTTAATTTATATTGGATATCGTAAATGCAAGAAAG CAGGTGACAAAGACAACTTTGACAACccaatatattttcattttgtg gtaAACGATCAAACTGAAACATTGAATGAAACGGCTGCGAACTCCACCGACAGCACAGTGGGGCCTTCTACGACTACGGGAGCCACCAATACTAGAAGCAGTGACCAAAGAGACGATGTGTATgcacagatatatatataa
- the LOC116721992 gene encoding uncharacterized protein LOC116721992 isoform X7, translated as MALIVSFLFHLLLFYTLQIQGSSAVTDVFVKTGDDLILNLTEAEIPSNSRIWLWQFKDDILVEFLLGSQPNVVNNRSGKVEVIEKSYSVKLKDLHKSHSGIYIAKLVSPKEQILTQYNVTVQDPVSPVDLNFTCSSSSSSYNLTATCRTDNISITLRCDYLFCNKEEAERNLVTKSGSSLHIYKLKESVVCNHSNQVSKVESKENIENRCPPPRKPRKSYWYIILILLVLLTCLIYIGYRKCKKAGDKDNFDNPIYFHFVVNDQTETLNETAANSTDSTVGPSTTTGATNTRSSDQRDDVYAQIYI; from the exons gttCCTCTGCAGTGActgatgtatttgtgaaaactGGAGATGATTTAATTCTTAATCTCACAGAAGCTGAAATTCCATCAAATTCTCGCATTTGGTTATGGCAATTTAAAGATGATATACTGGTAGAGTTTTTGCTTGGTTCCCAACCAAATGTTGTTAACAATCGCTCTGGAAAAGTTGAAGTTATAGAAAAAAGTTACAGTGTGAAATTAAAGGATCTACATAAGTCACACAGTGGTATTTATATTGCAAAGCTAGTATCACCTAAAGAGCAAATACTGACTCAATACAACGTTACAGTTCAAG ATCCAGTGTCTCCAGTTGATCTCAACTTTACCTGCTcatccagctcctcctcctatAACCTGACAGCGACCTGCAGGACAGACAACATCAGCATCACTCTGAGATGTGATTATTTATTCTGCAACAaggaagaagcagagagaaattTGGTCACCAAATCTGGTTCTTCTCTTCATATCTACAAGTTGAAAGAGTCTGTTGTCtgtaaccatagcaaccaggTCAGCAAGGTTGAatccaaagaaaacattgagAATCGCTGCCCTCCACCTAGAA AACCCAGAAAATCTTACTGGTATATTATATTGATCCTGTTGGTTCTTCTAACCTGTTTAATTTATATTGGATATCGTAAATGCAAGAAAG CAGGTGACAAAGACAACTTTGACAACccaatatattttcattttgtg gtaAACGATCAAACTGAAACATTGAATGAAACGGCTGCGAACTCCACCGACAGCACAGTGGGGCCTTCTACGACTACGGGAGCCACCAATACTAGAAGCAGTGACCAAAGAGACGATGTGTATgcacagatatatatataa
- the LOC116721992 gene encoding uncharacterized protein LOC116721992 isoform X10 → MYFVFHFSGSSAVTDVFVKTGDDLILNLTEAEIPSNSRIWLWQFKDDILVEFLLGSQPNVVNNRSGKVEVIEKSYSVKLKDLHKSHSGIYIAKLVSPKEQILTQYNVTVQDPVSPVDLNFTCSSSSSSYNLTATCRTDNISITLRCDYLFCNKEEAERNLVTKSGSSLHIYKLKESVVCNHSNQVSKVESKENIENRCPPPRKPRKSYWYIILILLVLLTCLIYIGYRKCKKAGDKDNFDNPIYFHFVVNDQTETLNETAANSTDSTVGPSTTTGATNTRSSDQRDDVYAQIYI, encoded by the exons gttCCTCTGCAGTGActgatgtatttgtgaaaactGGAGATGATTTAATTCTTAATCTCACAGAAGCTGAAATTCCATCAAATTCTCGCATTTGGTTATGGCAATTTAAAGATGATATACTGGTAGAGTTTTTGCTTGGTTCCCAACCAAATGTTGTTAACAATCGCTCTGGAAAAGTTGAAGTTATAGAAAAAAGTTACAGTGTGAAATTAAAGGATCTACATAAGTCACACAGTGGTATTTATATTGCAAAGCTAGTATCACCTAAAGAGCAAATACTGACTCAATACAACGTTACAGTTCAAG ATCCAGTGTCTCCAGTTGATCTCAACTTTACCTGCTcatccagctcctcctcctatAACCTGACAGCGACCTGCAGGACAGACAACATCAGCATCACTCTGAGATGTGATTATTTATTCTGCAACAaggaagaagcagagagaaattTGGTCACCAAATCTGGTTCTTCTCTTCATATCTACAAGTTGAAAGAGTCTGTTGTCtgtaaccatagcaaccaggTCAGCAAGGTTGAatccaaagaaaacattgagAATCGCTGCCCTCCACCTAGAA AACCCAGAAAATCTTACTGGTATATTATATTGATCCTGTTGGTTCTTCTAACCTGTTTAATTTATATTGGATATCGTAAATGCAAGAAAG CAGGTGACAAAGACAACTTTGACAACccaatatattttcattttgtg gtaAACGATCAAACTGAAACATTGAATGAAACGGCTGCGAACTCCACCGACAGCACAGTGGGGCCTTCTACGACTACGGGAGCCACCAATACTAGAAGCAGTGACCAAAGAGACGATGTGTATgcacagatatatatataa